A genomic segment from Mustela lutreola isolate mMusLut2 chromosome 15, mMusLut2.pri, whole genome shotgun sequence encodes:
- the MLX gene encoding max-like protein X isoform X3, whose product MTEPGASPDDPWVKASPAGAHAGEGRAGRARARGGAGRRGDSLQSPKVPPPSGPRGCREDSSHPARAKVEYAYSDNSLDPGLFVESTRKGSVVSRANSIGSTSASSVPNTDDEDSDYHQESYKESYKDRRRRAHTQAEQKRRDAIKRGYDDLQTIVPTCQQQDFSIGSQKLSKAIVLQKTIDYIQFLHKEKKKQEEEVSMLRKDVTALKIMKVNYEQIVKAHQDNPHEGEDQVSDQVKFNVFQGIMDSLFQSFNASISVASFQELSACVFSWIEEHCKPQTLREIVIGVLHQLKNQL is encoded by the exons ATGACAGAGCCGGGCGCCTCTCCGGACGACCCCTGGGTCAAGGCAAGCCCCGCGGGCGCGCACGCCGGCGAGGGGAGGGCGGGTCGGGCTCGTGCACGTGGGGGGGCCGGAAGACGAGGGGATTCCTTGCAGTCCCCAAAGGTCCCCCCGCCCTCCGGGCCCCGGGGCTGCAGAGAAGACAGCTCTCACCCCGCGCGTGCCAAG GTGGAATACGCCTACAGCGACAACAGTCTGGACCCCG GGCTTTTTGTAGAAAGTACCCGAAAGGGGAGTGTAGTGTCCAGAGCTAATAGCATCGGTTCCACCAGTGCCTCTTCCGTCCCCAATACAG ATGACGAGGACAGCGATTACCACCAGGAGTCCTACAAGGAGTCCTACAAGGACCGGCGGCGGCGAGCACACACGCAGGCTGAGCAGAAGAGGAGAGATGCCATCAAG AGAGGCTATGATGACCTTCAGACAATCGTCCCCACTTGCCAGCAGCAGGACTTCTCCATTGGTTCCCAGAAGCTCAGCAAAGCCATCGTTCTACAGAAGA ccatTGACTACATCCAGTTTTTGcacaaggagaagaaaaagcaggaggaggaagtgTCCATGCTACGCAAGGATGTCACAGCCCTGAAGATCATGAAAGT GAACTACGAGCAGATTGTGAAGGCACACCAGGACAACCCCCATGAGGGGGAAGACCAGGTCTCTGACCAGGTCAAGTTCAATGTGTTTCAAGGCATCATGGACTCCCTGTTCCAGTCCTTCAATGCCTCCATCTCCGTGGCCAGCTTCCAGGAGCTGTCAGCCTGTGTCTTCAGCTGGATTGAGGAGCATTGTAAGCCTCAG ACCCTCCGGGAAATCGTGATTGGTGTCCTGCACCAGCTGAAGAACCAGCTCTAA
- the MLX gene encoding max-like protein X isoform X2, translating into MNVAGCCLCGVCFLPQCLWVSWGALSRNLGVQWLRAWLSKLARQRCHTGSAQVAKSAPSRPPAGQGWDTRPESRLGSHSPCTRLSVTLDEPFEGTPFYRMIHVAAAETLPVPAPTPPVPCFWAAHALAPPSASRSWVGGFGSRGCASPLPRSRGPARGLVSVWWVGDDRAGRLSGRPLGQGGIRLQRQQSGPRYQFFLTQWGTVGELGPTGPQNDLFPPPTLSVDDEDSDYHQESYKESYKDRRRRAHTQAEQKRRDAIKRGYDDLQTIVPTCQQQDFSIGSQKLSKAIVLQKTIDYIQFLHKEKKKQEEEVSMLRKDVTALKIMKVHHGLPVPVLQCLHLRGQLPGAVSLCLQLD; encoded by the exons ATGAATGTTGCAGGGTGTTGCCTGTGTGGTGTCTGCTTCCTGCCCCAATGCCTCTGGGTATCTTGGGGAGCCTTGAGCCGGAACCTCGGAGTGCAGTGGTTAAGAGCTTGGCTTTCGAAGCTAGCCAGGCAGAGGTGCCACACAGGGTCTGCCCAGGTGGCCAAGTCTGCACCTTCCAGGCCCcctgcagggcagggctgggacacGCGCCCCGAGAGCCGCCTGGGTTCGCACAGCCCGTGCACAAGACTGTCGGTGACACTGGACGAGCCTTTTGAGGggaccccattttacagaatgaTTCACGTCGCGGCAGCAGAAACGCTACCTGTTCCCGCTCCGACGCCACCGGTTCCGTGTTTCTGGGCTGCGCATGCGCTCGCTCCGCCCTCCGCCTCCCGTTCTTGGGTTGGTGGGTTTGGGTCACGTGGATGCGCCTCGCCTCTTCCTCGCAGCAGGGGGCCCGCCCGTGGGCTGGTTTCCGTTTGGTGGGTCGGAGATGACAGAGCCGGGCGCCTCTCCGGACGACCCCTGGGTCAAG GTGGAATACGCCTACAGCGACAACAGTCTGGACCCCG GTACCAGTTTTTTCTTACCCAGTGGGGCACGGTTGGTGAGCTGGGCCCCACTGGGCCTCAAAATGACCTCTTCCCGCCCCCAACTTTGAGCGTAGATGACGAGGACAGCGATTACCACCAGGAGTCCTACAAGGAGTCCTACAAGGACCGGCGGCGGCGAGCACACACGCAGGCTGAGCAGAAGAGGAGAGATGCCATCAAG AGAGGCTATGATGACCTTCAGACAATCGTCCCCACTTGCCAGCAGCAGGACTTCTCCATTGGTTCCCAGAAGCTCAGCAAAGCCATCGTTCTACAGAAGA ccatTGACTACATCCAGTTTTTGcacaaggagaagaaaaagcaggaggaggaagtgTCCATGCTACGCAAGGATGTCACAGCCCTGAAGATCATGAAAGT GCATCATGGACTCCCTGTTCCAGTCCTTCAATGCCTCCATCTCCGTGGCCAGCTTCCAGGAGCTGTCAGCCTGTGTCTTCAGCTGGATTGA
- the MLX gene encoding max-like protein X isoform X5, with the protein MTEPGASPDDPWVKVEYAYSDNSLDPDDEDSDYHQESYKESYKDRRRRAHTQAEQKRRDAIKRGYDDLQTIVPTCQQQDFSIGSQKLSKAIVLQKTIDYIQFLHKEKKKQEEEVSMLRKDVTALKIMKVNYEQIVKAHQDNPHEGEDQVSDQVKFNVFQGIMDSLFQSFNASISVASFQELSACVFSWIEEHCKPQTLREIVIGVLHQLKNQL; encoded by the exons ATGACAGAGCCGGGCGCCTCTCCGGACGACCCCTGGGTCAAG GTGGAATACGCCTACAGCGACAACAGTCTGGACCCCG ATGACGAGGACAGCGATTACCACCAGGAGTCCTACAAGGAGTCCTACAAGGACCGGCGGCGGCGAGCACACACGCAGGCTGAGCAGAAGAGGAGAGATGCCATCAAG AGAGGCTATGATGACCTTCAGACAATCGTCCCCACTTGCCAGCAGCAGGACTTCTCCATTGGTTCCCAGAAGCTCAGCAAAGCCATCGTTCTACAGAAGA ccatTGACTACATCCAGTTTTTGcacaaggagaagaaaaagcaggaggaggaagtgTCCATGCTACGCAAGGATGTCACAGCCCTGAAGATCATGAAAGT GAACTACGAGCAGATTGTGAAGGCACACCAGGACAACCCCCATGAGGGGGAAGACCAGGTCTCTGACCAGGTCAAGTTCAATGTGTTTCAAGGCATCATGGACTCCCTGTTCCAGTCCTTCAATGCCTCCATCTCCGTGGCCAGCTTCCAGGAGCTGTCAGCCTGTGTCTTCAGCTGGATTGAGGAGCATTGTAAGCCTCAG ACCCTCCGGGAAATCGTGATTGGTGTCCTGCACCAGCTGAAGAACCAGCTCTAA
- the PSMC3IP gene encoding homologous-pairing protein 2 homolog yields MSKGRADAAAGAPGILLRYLQEQNRPYSAQDVFGNLQREHGLGKAAVVKALEQLAQQGKIKEKMYGKQKIYFADQDQFAMVSDADLQGLDAKIVALTAKVQSLQQSCRHMEAELKELTSALTTPEMQKEIQELKKECAGYRERLKNIKAATNHVTPEEKEQVYRERQKYCKEWRKRKRMATELSDAILEGYPKSKKQFFEEVGIETDEDHNVKLPDP; encoded by the exons ATGAGTAAAGGCCGGGCGGACGCCGCGGCGGGAG CCCCTGGGATCCTCCTGAGGTACCTGCAGGAGCAGAACAGACCCTACAGCGCCCAGGACGTGTTCGGGAACCTGCAGCGGGAACACGGACTGGGCAAGGCG GCGGTGGTGAAGGCGCTGGAGCAGCTGGCCCAGCAAGGCAAAATCAAAGAGAAGATGTACGGCAAGCAGAAGATCTATTTTGCGGACCAG GACCAGTTTGCCATGGTGAGTGACGCTGACCTCCAAGGCCTGGATGCCAAAATCGTGGCCCTCACTGCTAAGGTGCAGAGCTTACAGCAGAGCTGCCGCCACATGGAGGCTG AGCTGAAGGAGTTAACTAGTGCCCTGACCACACCGGAGATGCAGAAAGAGATCCAGGAGTTGAAGAAGGAGTGTGCTGGCTACAGAGAGAGACTGAAGAATATTAAAGCAGCCACCAACCACGTGACTccagaagagaaagagcag GTgtacagggagaggcagaagtacTGCAAGGAGTGGAGGAAGCGGAAGAGGATG GCAACAGAGCTGTCTGATGCCATTCTGGAAGGATACCCCAAGAGCAAGAAGCAGTTCTTT GAGGAAGTCGGGATAGAGACAGATGAGGATCACAACGTGAAGCTCCCAGACCCTTGA
- the MLX gene encoding max-like protein X isoform X1 codes for MIHVAAAETLPVPAPTPPVPCFWAAHALAPPSASRSWVGGFGSRGCASPLPRSRGPARGLVSVWWVGDDRAGRLSGRPLGQGGIRLQRQQSGPRYQFFLTQWGTVGELGPTGPQNDLFPPPTLSVDDEDSDYHQESYKESYKDRRRRAHTQAEQKRRDAIKRGYDDLQTIVPTCQQQDFSIGSQKLSKAIVLQKTIDYIQFLHKEKKKQEEEVSMLRKDVTALKIMKVNYEQIVKAHQDNPHEGEDQVSDQVKFNVFQGIMDSLFQSFNASISVASFQELSACVFSWIEEHCKPQTLREIVIGVLHQLKNQL; via the exons atgaTTCACGTCGCGGCAGCAGAAACGCTACCTGTTCCCGCTCCGACGCCACCGGTTCCGTGTTTCTGGGCTGCGCATGCGCTCGCTCCGCCCTCCGCCTCCCGTTCTTGGGTTGGTGGGTTTGGGTCACGTGGATGCGCCTCGCCTCTTCCTCGCAGCAGGGGGCCCGCCCGTGGGCTGGTTTCCGTTTGGTGGGTCGGAGATGACAGAGCCGGGCGCCTCTCCGGACGACCCCTGGGTCAAG GTGGAATACGCCTACAGCGACAACAGTCTGGACCCCG GTACCAGTTTTTTCTTACCCAGTGGGGCACGGTTGGTGAGCTGGGCCCCACTGGGCCTCAAAATGACCTCTTCCCGCCCCCAACTTTGAGCGTAGATGACGAGGACAGCGATTACCACCAGGAGTCCTACAAGGAGTCCTACAAGGACCGGCGGCGGCGAGCACACACGCAGGCTGAGCAGAAGAGGAGAGATGCCATCAAG AGAGGCTATGATGACCTTCAGACAATCGTCCCCACTTGCCAGCAGCAGGACTTCTCCATTGGTTCCCAGAAGCTCAGCAAAGCCATCGTTCTACAGAAGA ccatTGACTACATCCAGTTTTTGcacaaggagaagaaaaagcaggaggaggaagtgTCCATGCTACGCAAGGATGTCACAGCCCTGAAGATCATGAAAGT GAACTACGAGCAGATTGTGAAGGCACACCAGGACAACCCCCATGAGGGGGAAGACCAGGTCTCTGACCAGGTCAAGTTCAATGTGTTTCAAGGCATCATGGACTCCCTGTTCCAGTCCTTCAATGCCTCCATCTCCGTGGCCAGCTTCCAGGAGCTGTCAGCCTGTGTCTTCAGCTGGATTGAGGAGCATTGTAAGCCTCAG ACCCTCCGGGAAATCGTGATTGGTGTCCTGCACCAGCTGAAGAACCAGCTCTAA
- the MLX gene encoding max-like protein X isoform X4: MTEPGASPDDPWVKVEYAYSDNSLDPGLFVESTRKGSVVSRANSIGSTSASSVPNTDDEDSDYHQESYKESYKDRRRRAHTQAEQKRRDAIKRGYDDLQTIVPTCQQQDFSIGSQKLSKAIVLQKTIDYIQFLHKEKKKQEEEVSMLRKDVTALKIMKVNYEQIVKAHQDNPHEGEDQVSDQVKFNVFQGIMDSLFQSFNASISVASFQELSACVFSWIEEHCKPQTLREIVIGVLHQLKNQL; this comes from the exons ATGACAGAGCCGGGCGCCTCTCCGGACGACCCCTGGGTCAAG GTGGAATACGCCTACAGCGACAACAGTCTGGACCCCG GGCTTTTTGTAGAAAGTACCCGAAAGGGGAGTGTAGTGTCCAGAGCTAATAGCATCGGTTCCACCAGTGCCTCTTCCGTCCCCAATACAG ATGACGAGGACAGCGATTACCACCAGGAGTCCTACAAGGAGTCCTACAAGGACCGGCGGCGGCGAGCACACACGCAGGCTGAGCAGAAGAGGAGAGATGCCATCAAG AGAGGCTATGATGACCTTCAGACAATCGTCCCCACTTGCCAGCAGCAGGACTTCTCCATTGGTTCCCAGAAGCTCAGCAAAGCCATCGTTCTACAGAAGA ccatTGACTACATCCAGTTTTTGcacaaggagaagaaaaagcaggaggaggaagtgTCCATGCTACGCAAGGATGTCACAGCCCTGAAGATCATGAAAGT GAACTACGAGCAGATTGTGAAGGCACACCAGGACAACCCCCATGAGGGGGAAGACCAGGTCTCTGACCAGGTCAAGTTCAATGTGTTTCAAGGCATCATGGACTCCCTGTTCCAGTCCTTCAATGCCTCCATCTCCGTGGCCAGCTTCCAGGAGCTGTCAGCCTGTGTCTTCAGCTGGATTGAGGAGCATTGTAAGCCTCAG ACCCTCCGGGAAATCGTGATTGGTGTCCTGCACCAGCTGAAGAACCAGCTCTAA